The following are encoded together in the Cyanobacterium aponinum PCC 10605 genome:
- a CDS encoding UDP-glucose 4-epimerase family protein, protein MSQSILITGATGFVGQYLVKELVKDNCSMSAIIRKAEDKNKLPENVNSFIVNSLNDTLPSDFLQNQEVIIYLAARVHQMNDRTFSSLEAYREINTYAPISLAKQGVKNGVKRFIYLSSIKVNGEGTFKTPYREDDKPNPVDPYGQSKWEAEQELLKLAEKTSLEVVIIRPPLVYGAGVKANFLQLMKIISKGLPLPLGGINNSRSLVYVGNLVDAIITCIDSPQAQNQTFIVSDGEDLSTPELIRCIGKAMNKTPLLLPIPSSLIKIGTKLLGKGEAGDRLLGSLQVDSGKIRKILNWQPPYTVDEGIKMTADWFNEMIKNEN, encoded by the coding sequence ATGTCACAATCTATACTTATTACTGGTGCGACTGGATTTGTCGGACAATATCTCGTTAAGGAATTAGTGAAAGATAATTGTAGCATGTCAGCAATAATTCGCAAAGCAGAGGATAAAAATAAGTTACCTGAAAATGTTAACTCTTTTATTGTTAATTCTTTGAATGATACCTTACCTTCAGACTTTTTACAAAATCAAGAGGTTATTATTTATTTAGCAGCTAGAGTGCATCAAATGAACGATCGCACCTTCTCATCTCTTGAAGCATATAGAGAAATTAATACTTACGCTCCAATTTCTTTGGCAAAACAAGGGGTTAAAAATGGAGTTAAACGCTTTATTTATCTTAGTTCCATTAAAGTTAATGGCGAAGGTACTTTCAAGACACCCTATAGAGAAGATGATAAACCAAATCCAGTTGATCCTTATGGGCAAAGTAAATGGGAAGCGGAACAGGAGTTACTCAAATTAGCAGAGAAAACAAGCTTAGAAGTAGTAATTATTCGCCCTCCTCTGGTTTATGGTGCAGGAGTTAAAGCCAATTTTCTCCAACTAATGAAAATTATTAGTAAAGGTTTACCCCTTCCGTTAGGAGGCATAAATAACTCTCGTAGTCTTGTTTACGTGGGCAATTTAGTTGATGCTATTATCACTTGCATTGACTCCCCTCAAGCTCAAAATCAGACTTTTATCGTCAGTGACGGAGAAGATTTGTCAACCCCTGAGTTAATAAGATGCATTGGGAAAGCCATGAATAAAACTCCCTTATTATTACCTATACCTTCTAGTTTGATAAAAATAGGAACAAAATTACTAGGAAAAGGAGAAGCGGGCGATCGCCTCTTAGGATCATTGCAGGTGGATAGTGGTAAGATTAGAAAAATCCTTAATTGGCAACCTCCTTATACCGTAGATGAAGGGATAAAAATGACAGCGGATTGGTTTAATGAAATGATAAAAAATGAAAACTGA
- a CDS encoding transposase family protein, with protein sequence MFKISESTAHNIFHKWQKCMESALPCSLLEQVKKSEENLEEMEQILTHYELIVDSEEQEIERSLDYEQQKKHTFKNQIICLPRGEDIVDVVAGEQGRKADITIWRENANKFDEKQKFSGDKAYVGEPQIRTPKKKPKNGELTQEEKEQNKEISSERIFVEHLIRIIKVFKVMGERFRLKKEEYESVFLSVCGLVRLRMKTLIIKYQKKKEIGEVIDVLLTHIFSSKLSFS encoded by the coding sequence ATGTTTAAAATTAGTGAAAGTACCGCTCATAATATTTTTCATAAATGGCAAAAATGTATGGAATCTGCACTGCCATGTTCTCTGTTAGAACAGGTAAAAAAGTCCGAAGAAAATCTGGAAGAAATGGAGCAAATATTGACTCATTATGAATTAATTGTAGATAGCGAAGAACAAGAAATAGAAAGAAGTTTAGACTATGAACAGCAAAAAAAGCATACTTTTAAAAACCAGATAATTTGTTTACCAAGAGGAGAAGATATTGTGGATGTAGTAGCAGGAGAGCAAGGTCGGAAAGCTGACATAACTATTTGGCGAGAAAATGCGAATAAATTTGATGAAAAACAAAAATTTAGTGGGGATAAAGCTTATGTAGGTGAACCGCAAATAAGAACTCCTAAAAAGAAACCTAAAAATGGGGAATTAACTCAGGAAGAAAAAGAGCAAAACAAAGAAATATCTTCAGAAAGAATATTTGTAGAACATTTAATTAGAATAATAAAAGTATTTAAGGTTATGGGAGAAAGATTTAGATTAAAAAAAGAAGAATATGAATCAGTTTTTTTAAGCGTATGTGGACTGGTAAGATTAAGAATGAAAACTTTAATAATTAAATATCAGAAAAAAAAAGAAATAGGAGAAGTAATAGATGTTTTATTAACCCATATTTTTTCGTCTAAATTGAGTTTTTCTTAA
- a CDS encoding glycosyltransferase family 2 protein, translating to MKVSIITVVYNNKSTIECAINSVLSQNYPKVEYIIIDGQSTDGTIEKIKPYQDRIDHFISEPDKGIYDAMNKGLKLATGDIVGILNSDDFYVNNSIISRIVSYFEKTRVDLVFGDIVYVNSQNLDKITRYYSSANFTPKKFAWGWMPAHPSCFLKRNIYEKYGYFKTDYQIAADYEILTRFIAKYNIRYAYIPEVFVKMRTGGKSTANLKSNLILNQEIVKACRENGIKTNIYKVFLKYFTKVFQLIKR from the coding sequence ATGAAAGTTTCTATTATCACGGTTGTTTATAACAATAAATCAACAATTGAATGTGCCATAAACTCGGTTTTATCTCAAAACTATCCCAAAGTAGAATATATTATCATAGACGGGCAATCAACAGATGGTACTATTGAAAAAATAAAACCTTATCAAGATCGTATTGATCATTTTATTTCAGAACCTGATAAAGGAATTTATGATGCAATGAATAAAGGACTGAAATTAGCAACGGGTGACATCGTTGGTATTCTTAACTCAGATGATTTCTATGTCAATAATTCTATTATTTCTAGGATAGTTTCCTACTTTGAAAAGACTAGAGTAGATTTAGTTTTTGGTGATATTGTTTATGTTAACTCTCAAAATTTGGACAAAATCACAAGATATTATAGTTCTGCAAACTTTACCCCTAAAAAATTTGCTTGGGGTTGGATGCCAGCTCATCCTAGCTGTTTTCTCAAAAGAAATATATATGAAAAATATGGTTATTTTAAAACAGACTATCAAATTGCTGCTGATTACGAAATCTTAACTAGGTTTATTGCTAAATATAATATTCGTTATGCTTATATTCCTGAAGTTTTTGTAAAAATGAGAACAGGAGGAAAGAGTACTGCTAATTTAAAAAGTAATTTAATTCTAAACCAAGAAATTGTTAAAGCTTGTCGAGAAAATGGAATAAAAACCAATATATATAAGGTTTTTCTTAAATACTTTACCAAAGTTTTTCAATTAATTAAAAGATAA